One genomic segment of Ricinus communis isolate WT05 ecotype wild-type chromosome 3, ASM1957865v1, whole genome shotgun sequence includes these proteins:
- the LOC8280401 gene encoding cinnamoyl-CoA reductase-like SNL6, whose amino-acid sequence MDDESLPSVCVLDASTYVGFWILKGLLSRGYTVHAAVQKNNGETEIEKEINDMEKEEERLVVFSVDVLDYQSVLFALKGCSASFCCLDSADGYDDLMVDLEVRGAINVVEACAQTDSIEKIVFTSSITAAIWKENICLEADVDERSWSNQEFCRKLKLWYALAKTQSEQAAWALAMDRMVNMVSINAGLVLGPSVTQQNPRTTISYLKGAAQMYENGVLAFVDVNFLVDVHIRAFEDRSTCGRYFCFNQIVNTEQEALKLAQSLSPLISLPPRYEHQGREVHADRLRTKKLNKLVEGTAYL is encoded by the exons ATGGATGATGAATCCCTGCCTTCAGTCTGTGTTCTTGATGCATCAACTTATGTGGGCTTTTGGATTCTCAAAGGACTATTGAGCAGAGGATACACAGTGCATGCAGCTGTTCAGAAAAACAATG GGGAGACAGAGATAGAGAAGGAAATAAATGATATGGAGAAAGAAGAGGAGAGATTAGTTGTGTTCAGTGTAGATGTTTTGGACTACCAAAGCGTTCTTTTTGCTTTGAAGGGTTGCTCTGCTTCGTTCTGCTGTTTAGATAGTGCAGATGGATATGAT GATTTAATGGTAGATTTGGAAGTTAGAGGAGCAATTAATGTAGTGGAGGCATGTGCACAGACTGATAGTATAGAAAAGATTGTGTTCACTTCTTCTATAACGGCAGCAATTTGGAAAGAGAATATCTGTTTAGAAGCAGATGTAGATGAGAGGTCTTGGAGTAATCAAGAATTCTGCAGAAAACTGAag TTGTGGTACGCCCTGGCAAAGACACAGTCTGAGCAGGCAGCTTGGGCTTTAGCCATGGACAGAATGGTTAACATGGTTTCCATTAATGCCGGACTAGTTTTGGGCCCTTCCGTCACTCAACAAAACCCTAGAACCACTATCTCTTATCTCAAAG GAGCAGCTCAAATGTATGAAAATGGAGTGCTAGCATTTGTAGATGTGAATTTTCTAGTTGATGTTCATATTCGAGCTTTTGAGGACCGGTCTACATGCGGTCGATACTTTTGCTTCAACCAGATCGTGAATACTGAGCAAGAAGCTCTCAAACTTGCACAAAGCTTGAGCCCTTTAATATCTTTGCCACCAAG ATATGAACACCAAGGAAGGGAGGTCCATGCTGATAGGTTAAGGACCAAGAAGCTAAACAAGCTGGTCGAAGGAACTGCCTATTTGTAG
- the LOC8259388 gene encoding ent-kaurene synthase, chloroplastic isoform X2, producing the protein MSLCVCIFLYLYIYLSSLFFYLSFQLSTTSHNHSVMLLIAINTVRLPCYSQNMQTKIPYSAGIRSKLLPRPSVDKVSLNEEKKFITRSKLLEKARLSVSSYDTAWVAMVPSKESREKPMFPECLEWVMKNQHPDGSWCSNYPGHPLLVKDSLSSTLACVLALHKWQLGDSLVQRGLEYIEANCWAATDEKQLTPIGFDIIFPAMIELALQNGLELPLDSSLLDGLQLKRDTEVTRCDLKATKAYLLEGMGGNFEWEEIIKHGRRSNGSFSNSPSATAAALFHNHNQPCYNYLSSLLMQYDNAVPTVHPLEIYNQLRTIDNFQKFGLDRYCRNEIENALDNIYRYWMLRDEEICLDINCCALGFRLLRMNGYDISSEALSQFSEEKHYFSSVSPQFKNTNTILELFKASKIMIYQKEPVLEKLEAWTGSFLKQQMLTGAIQDQRLREEVDHVLKYRYDSLDFLESRWTIEQQKTDTVQLLKTSYRSLNDDNKNILALAIQDYNMCQSLYQEEYKDLERWIKDCRFDELKFARIRLLNCCYANTAILVAPELAEARISIAKNCVMATVFDDFFDIAGSQEELGNLIQLVERWGETSSVGFYSKHVEIIFSALEDMIKELDAIAFKYHGRSVERHLVQIWHDLLKSMMKEAEWARGNVIPPLDEYMENAYISFALGPICHITTYFLGTTLPEKVMAGPEIYNLFKHVSLVGRLLNDLISLKIEREQGKYNSVHLRVLHSQGTVTEEEAIEETKKEIEKYRKEMLRLVVQKKEISLPKPFRDFFWRFCNLLHYFYMDNDGYSNPKTKMANDAKAVLWEPITP; encoded by the exons ATGTctctgtgtgtgtgtatatttCTATATCTATATATCTATCTATCTTCCTTGTTCTTTTATCTCTCTTTTCAGTTGTCTACAACTTCACATAATCATTCAGTCATGTTACTCATCGCCATAAACACTGTTAGACTTCCCTGTTACAGCCAAAACATGCAAACCAAAATTCCATATTCAG CAGGCATTCGTTCAAAATTGCTACCACGTCCAAGTGTTGATAAAGTTTCTCTC aatgaagaaaagaaatttataacaAGAAGCAAGCTTCTTGAGAAAGCTAGGCTATCAGTTTCTTCCTATGATACTGCATGGGTGGCTATGGTTCCTTCTAAAGAATCAAGAGAGAAGCCAATGTTTCCAGAATGCTTGGAATGGGTTATGAAGAATCAACATCCTGATGGATCATGGTGCTCTAATTACCCAGGGCATCCCCTGCTTGTAAAGGACTCTCTCTCTTCTACTTTGGCTTGTGTGCTTGCCCTTCATAAATGGCAACTCGGGGATTCACTTGTCCAAAGAG GACTAGAATATATTGAGGCCAATTGCTGGGCTGCTACCGATGAAAAACAACTCACACCAATTgggtttgatattatatttccTGCCATGATCGAACTTGCATTGCAAAATGGATTAGAGCTTCCTTTGGACTCATCTTTGCTTGATGGATTGCAGCTAAAGCGAGACACTGAAGTTACAAG ATGTGATCTGAAAGCAACAAAAGCCTATCTGCTAGAAGGAATGGGAGGGAACTTTGAGTGGGAAGAGATAATCAAACATGGAAGAAGAAGTAATGGGTCCTTTTCCAATTCACCGTCAGCAACTGCAGCTGCTCTCTTCCACAACCACAACCAACCATGTTACAATTATCTCAGCTCCCTTTTGATGCAATATGATAATGCAg TTCCCACGGTCCATCCATTAGAGATATACAATCAGCTTCGTACAATTGACAATTTCCAGAAGTTTGGACTTGATAGATATTGTagaaatgaaattgaaaatgctTTGGATAACATATACAG ATATTGGATGCTGAGAGATGAAGAGATTTGTTTAGACATTAACTGTTGTGCACTGGGATTTCGTTTATTGCGAATGAACGGATATGATATTTCTTCCG AGGCATTGTCACAATTCTCAGAAGAAAAACATTACTTCAGTTCAGTGAGTCCACAATTCAAAAATACAAACACAATCTTGGAGTTATTCAAGGCCTCAAAGATAATGATATACCAAAAAGAACCTGTTCTTGAGAAGTTAGAAGCATGGACAGGTTCTTTCTTGAAACAGCAAATGCTTACAGGCGCTATTCAAGATCAGAGACTACGTGAAGAG GTGGATCATGTTCTAAAATATCGTTACGACAGTTTAGATTTTCTTGAGAGCAGGTGGACAATCGAGCAACAGAAAACAGACACCGTTCAGCTTCTGAAAACGTCTTATAG GAGTCTCAATGAcgacaataaaaatatattggcACTGGCAATCCAAGATTACAACATGTGTCAATCTTTATatcaagaagaatacaaagatCTTGAGAG ATGGATCAAGGATTGCCGATTCGATGAGCTGAAATTCGCTAGGATTCGTTTACTCAATTGCTGCTACGCCAACACTGCAATCCTCGTCGCGCCTGAACTGGCAGAAGCTCGCATCTCCATTGCTAAAAATTGTGTCATGGCTACTGTTTTTGATGACTTTTTTGATATTGCCGGTTCTCAGGAAGAATTGGGAAACCTAATTCAGTTGGTTGAGAG GTGGGGAGAAACTTCATCTGTCGGCTTCTATTCTAAACATGTTGAGATCATTTTTTCAGCATTGGAAGACATGATTAAAGAGCTTGATGCCATTGCATTCAAATATCATGGAAGAAGTGTCGAACGCCACTTAGTCCAAATC TGGCATGATTTACTGAAGTCTATGATGAAAGAGGCTGAATGGGCTCGAGGAAATGTGATACCACCACTAGATGAATACATGGAAAATGCTTACATTTCGTTTGCCTTGGGACCTATCTGTCACATAACGACCTACTTTCTTGGGACAACACTGCCTGAGAAAGTGATGGCCGGGCCAGAAATCTATAATCTCTTTAAGCATGTCAGCTTGGTTGGACGACTTCTCAATGATCTGATATCTCTCAAG ATAGAGCGTGAACAAGGTAAATACAACAGCGTACATCTACGTGTACTTCATAGTCAAGGGACCGTGACAGAAGAAGAAGCCATTGAagagacaaaaaaagaaattgaaaagtaTAGGAAAGAAATGCTACGGCTTGTGgtgcaaaagaaagaaatttcacTTCCAAAACCTTTCAGGGATTTTTTTTGGAGGTTCTGCAATTTactgcactacttttacatggACAATGATGGATACTCGAATCCAAAAActaagatggctaatgatgcaaAGGCAGTTCTCTGGGAACCAATCACTCCATAA
- the LOC8259388 gene encoding ent-kaurene synthase, chloroplastic isoform X1 — MSLCVCIFLYLYIYLSSLFFYLSFQLSTTSHNHSVMLLIAINTVRLPCYSQNMQTKIPYSGIRSKLLPRPSVDKVSLNEEKKFITRSKLLEKARLSVSSYDTAWVAMVPSKESREKPMFPECLEWVMKNQHPDGSWCSNYPGHPLLVKDSLSSTLACVLALHKWQLGDSLVQRGLEYIEANCWAATDEKQLTPIGFDIIFPAMIELALQNGLELPLDSSLLDGLQLKRDTEVTRCDLKATKAYLLEGMGGNFEWEEIIKHGRRSNGSFSNSPSATAAALFHNHNQPCYNYLSSLLMQYDNAVPTVHPLEIYNQLRTIDNFQKFGLDRYCRNEIENALDNIYRYWMLRDEEICLDINCCALGFRLLRMNGYDISSEALSQFSEEKHYFSSVSPQFKNTNTILELFKASKIMIYQKEPVLEKLEAWTGSFLKQQMLTGAIQDQRLREEVDHVLKYRYDSLDFLESRWTIEQQKTDTVQLLKTSYRSLNDDNKNILALAIQDYNMCQSLYQEEYKDLERWIKDCRFDELKFARIRLLNCCYANTAILVAPELAEARISIAKNCVMATVFDDFFDIAGSQEELGNLIQLVERWGETSSVGFYSKHVEIIFSALEDMIKELDAIAFKYHGRSVERHLVQIWHDLLKSMMKEAEWARGNVIPPLDEYMENAYISFALGPICHITTYFLGTTLPEKVMAGPEIYNLFKHVSLVGRLLNDLISLKIEREQGKYNSVHLRVLHSQGTVTEEEAIEETKKEIEKYRKEMLRLVVQKKEISLPKPFRDFFWRFCNLLHYFYMDNDGYSNPKTKMANDAKAVLWEPITP; from the exons ATGTctctgtgtgtgtgtatatttCTATATCTATATATCTATCTATCTTCCTTGTTCTTTTATCTCTCTTTTCAGTTGTCTACAACTTCACATAATCATTCAGTCATGTTACTCATCGCCATAAACACTGTTAGACTTCCCTGTTACAGCCAAAACATGCAAACCAAAATTCCATATTCAG GCATTCGTTCAAAATTGCTACCACGTCCAAGTGTTGATAAAGTTTCTCTC aatgaagaaaagaaatttataacaAGAAGCAAGCTTCTTGAGAAAGCTAGGCTATCAGTTTCTTCCTATGATACTGCATGGGTGGCTATGGTTCCTTCTAAAGAATCAAGAGAGAAGCCAATGTTTCCAGAATGCTTGGAATGGGTTATGAAGAATCAACATCCTGATGGATCATGGTGCTCTAATTACCCAGGGCATCCCCTGCTTGTAAAGGACTCTCTCTCTTCTACTTTGGCTTGTGTGCTTGCCCTTCATAAATGGCAACTCGGGGATTCACTTGTCCAAAGAG GACTAGAATATATTGAGGCCAATTGCTGGGCTGCTACCGATGAAAAACAACTCACACCAATTgggtttgatattatatttccTGCCATGATCGAACTTGCATTGCAAAATGGATTAGAGCTTCCTTTGGACTCATCTTTGCTTGATGGATTGCAGCTAAAGCGAGACACTGAAGTTACAAG ATGTGATCTGAAAGCAACAAAAGCCTATCTGCTAGAAGGAATGGGAGGGAACTTTGAGTGGGAAGAGATAATCAAACATGGAAGAAGAAGTAATGGGTCCTTTTCCAATTCACCGTCAGCAACTGCAGCTGCTCTCTTCCACAACCACAACCAACCATGTTACAATTATCTCAGCTCCCTTTTGATGCAATATGATAATGCAg TTCCCACGGTCCATCCATTAGAGATATACAATCAGCTTCGTACAATTGACAATTTCCAGAAGTTTGGACTTGATAGATATTGTagaaatgaaattgaaaatgctTTGGATAACATATACAG ATATTGGATGCTGAGAGATGAAGAGATTTGTTTAGACATTAACTGTTGTGCACTGGGATTTCGTTTATTGCGAATGAACGGATATGATATTTCTTCCG AGGCATTGTCACAATTCTCAGAAGAAAAACATTACTTCAGTTCAGTGAGTCCACAATTCAAAAATACAAACACAATCTTGGAGTTATTCAAGGCCTCAAAGATAATGATATACCAAAAAGAACCTGTTCTTGAGAAGTTAGAAGCATGGACAGGTTCTTTCTTGAAACAGCAAATGCTTACAGGCGCTATTCAAGATCAGAGACTACGTGAAGAG GTGGATCATGTTCTAAAATATCGTTACGACAGTTTAGATTTTCTTGAGAGCAGGTGGACAATCGAGCAACAGAAAACAGACACCGTTCAGCTTCTGAAAACGTCTTATAG GAGTCTCAATGAcgacaataaaaatatattggcACTGGCAATCCAAGATTACAACATGTGTCAATCTTTATatcaagaagaatacaaagatCTTGAGAG ATGGATCAAGGATTGCCGATTCGATGAGCTGAAATTCGCTAGGATTCGTTTACTCAATTGCTGCTACGCCAACACTGCAATCCTCGTCGCGCCTGAACTGGCAGAAGCTCGCATCTCCATTGCTAAAAATTGTGTCATGGCTACTGTTTTTGATGACTTTTTTGATATTGCCGGTTCTCAGGAAGAATTGGGAAACCTAATTCAGTTGGTTGAGAG GTGGGGAGAAACTTCATCTGTCGGCTTCTATTCTAAACATGTTGAGATCATTTTTTCAGCATTGGAAGACATGATTAAAGAGCTTGATGCCATTGCATTCAAATATCATGGAAGAAGTGTCGAACGCCACTTAGTCCAAATC TGGCATGATTTACTGAAGTCTATGATGAAAGAGGCTGAATGGGCTCGAGGAAATGTGATACCACCACTAGATGAATACATGGAAAATGCTTACATTTCGTTTGCCTTGGGACCTATCTGTCACATAACGACCTACTTTCTTGGGACAACACTGCCTGAGAAAGTGATGGCCGGGCCAGAAATCTATAATCTCTTTAAGCATGTCAGCTTGGTTGGACGACTTCTCAATGATCTGATATCTCTCAAG ATAGAGCGTGAACAAGGTAAATACAACAGCGTACATCTACGTGTACTTCATAGTCAAGGGACCGTGACAGAAGAAGAAGCCATTGAagagacaaaaaaagaaattgaaaagtaTAGGAAAGAAATGCTACGGCTTGTGgtgcaaaagaaagaaatttcacTTCCAAAACCTTTCAGGGATTTTTTTTGGAGGTTCTGCAATTTactgcactacttttacatggACAATGATGGATACTCGAATCCAAAAActaagatggctaatgatgcaaAGGCAGTTCTCTGGGAACCAATCACTCCATAA
- the LOC8259387 gene encoding class I diterpene synthase 2, chloroplastic has translation MIYQKQPVLEKLEAWTGSFLKQQMLTGAIQDQRLRQEVNHALKYRYDSLDFLESRWVKDCRFDELKFARVLLLYCYYPNTALLVAPELADARLSLAKNFVLATVIDDFFDVDGSQEELENLIQLIERSANLWGETSSVGYCSEQFEIIFPHSKT, from the exons ATGATATACCAAAAACAACCTGTTCTTGAGAAGTTAGAGGCATGGACAGGTTCTTTCTTGAAACAGCAAATGCTTACAGGTGCTATTCAAGATCAGAGACTGCGTCAAGAG GTTAACCATGCTCTAAAATATCGTTACGACAGTTTAGATTTTCTCGAGAGCAG ATGGGTTAAGGACTGTAGATTTGATGAACTGAAATTTGCCAGAGTTCTACTACTCTACTGCTACTACCCCAACACTGCACTCCTCGTTGCGCCTGAATTGGCAGATGCTCGCCTCTCCCTTGCTAAAAATTTTGTTCTAGCTACTGTTATTGATGACTTCTTTGATGTTGATGGTTCTCAGGAAGAATTGGAAAACCTAATTCAGTTGATTGAGAGGTCCGCTAACTT GTGGGGAGAAACTTCATCTGTTGGCTACTGTTCTGAACAATTTGAGATCATTTTTCCGCATTCAAAGACATGA
- the LOC8280400 gene encoding tetratricopeptide repeat protein 1 produces the protein MVVIEAEEVSSSSSKTTTHSTKETETIKPAAETNMNGNDSDGFETASEREVSDNEDQQVKENPDSNQNDDELKQKEALEEANEAKLEGNKVFGEGKYEEALLKYEVALQVAPEIPSSVELRSICHSNRGVCFLKLGKYEDTIKECTKALELNSSYIKALLRRGEAHEKLEHFEEAIADMKKILELDPSNDQAKKAIYLLEPLAAIKREKMKEEMIGKLKELGNNVLGRFGMSVDNFKAVKDPNTGSYSVSFQR, from the exons ATGGTGGTGATAGAGGCTGAAGAAGTATCGTCATCATCGTCAAAAACGACGACGCATTCAACCAAAGAAACTGAAACTATAAAACCAGCAGCAGAAACGAATATGAACGGAAACGACTCCGATGGATTCGAAACGGCAAGCGAACGCGAAGTTAGCGACAACGAAGATCAACAAGTAAAAGAGAATCCGGACTCTAATCAAAACGACGACGAATTAAAACAG AAAGAGGCATTAGAAGAAGCGAATGAAGCGAAATTGGAAGGAAATAAAGTGTTTGGAGAAGGGAAATATGAGGAAGCATTGTTAAAATATGAAGTTGCCTTACAAGTAGCACCTGAGATTCCTTCTTCCGTGGAGTTACGATCCATATGCCATTCGAATCGCGGTGTATGCTTCTTGAAATTG GGAAAATATGAGGATACAATCAAGGAATGTACTAAAGCCCTAGAGCTTAATTCTTCCTATATCAAAGCTTTGCTTAGAAGAGGAGAGGCTCATGAAAAACTTGAACACTTTGAGGAGGCTATAGCTG ATATGAAAAAAATCTTGGAATTGGATCCTTCAAATGACCAAGCTAAGAAAGCCATCTATCTCTTGGAGCCGTTGGCTGCAATAAAGCgagaaaaaatgaaagaagagaTGATTG GGAAGCTGAAAGAACTGGGTAACAATGTTCTGGGTCGATTTGGGATGAGTGTGGACAATTTCAAAGCTGTTAAAGATCCAAATACTGGTTCTTATTCTGTTTCTTTCCAACGGTAG